Proteins encoded together in one Nostoc sp. PCC 7524 window:
- a CDS encoding serine/threonine-protein kinase, translated as MVWNPGRQLFGGRYIIQKKLGEGGMGITYLAKNLQGELRVIKTLSETILNNRDLKKHLTKIKQDFKEEALRLALCRHPYIVKIETVFDEGDLPCMAMEYIKGEDLNKLITKKGALPEAEALQYIQQIGEALKLVHEKGLLHRDLKPGNIMLRADKPEVVLIDFGLARQFIPGEVLQHTEAWTPGYAPPEQYVNEAERGEYIDVYALAATLYSLLTGQFPMQVPARLLNDRLKPPKYFNPTVSDRVNKAIMKGMELHYELRPQSVQEWLSLFALLKPDNWECVHFIPGISGAIALSPRGDIIASLAGDVIHLLSVTTGQVIRSLLGHSKSVDCLAFSSDGKILASGSDDNTIKLWDVATGREILTLTGHSEFVYSITFSSNGQMLASASYDHTIKLWDVVTGREIRTITCDSKVSTSFALSSNMQILGCFFTYENTIEIWDMATGKEICTLTDDLYAIDCVAVSRDGKILASLGGNGNIQLWEVATGKKIRTFDSRLYLPKRVAFSSDGKMLASGSWNGNIQLWEVATGKEIRTLTGHLTSIDSVAFSRDGRMLVSSSGNDGTIKLWEVRTGKEIRTLTGNPTERYSFSRNDYLTISNDGKILASGSKETIRLWEVATGKEIRTLTDRSNSVNFVAFSHDGETLASCYYREKIKLWEVATGREIPTFDSYLYSPKSVAFSRDGQMLVSLANEHIHLWDVATGREIRGLGWFMDSFSSVAFSNDGRIVAGGGSKTIKLWDVATGKKIRTLNGHSSLIDHVAFSHDGRMLASGSRWDRTIKFWDMATGREIQSFTISSGYFSNSFAFSSDGQMMLASSQGTVIKLWEVATGREVYTLSHFSSVTSFAMSHDGNWLVAGDSGGNIKIWRSQLVWQLQRHNSK; from the coding sequence ATGGTGTGGAATCCAGGGCGGCAGTTATTTGGCGGACGCTACATAATCCAGAAAAAGCTGGGTGAAGGTGGTATGGGTATTACTTACCTAGCTAAAAATCTTCAGGGTGAACTGCGAGTAATAAAAACTCTCTCTGAAACAATACTCAACAATCGTGATTTAAAAAAGCATTTAACTAAAATCAAGCAAGATTTTAAAGAAGAAGCATTACGCCTAGCCTTATGTCGCCATCCCTACATTGTAAAAATAGAAACCGTGTTTGATGAGGGCGACTTACCCTGCATGGCGATGGAGTACATCAAAGGCGAGGACTTAAATAAACTAATTACCAAAAAGGGAGCATTACCAGAAGCAGAAGCACTGCAATATATTCAACAAATTGGCGAAGCTTTGAAACTGGTTCACGAAAAAGGCTTACTGCACCGAGATTTAAAACCCGGTAATATTATGCTCCGTGCAGATAAGCCAGAAGTTGTACTCATTGACTTTGGTTTAGCTAGACAATTTATTCCTGGTGAAGTTTTACAGCATACAGAAGCTTGGACTCCTGGTTATGCGCCACCAGAACAGTATGTAAATGAGGCAGAACGCGGTGAATATATTGATGTTTACGCCTTAGCCGCCACATTGTATTCTTTGCTGACTGGACAGTTCCCAATGCAAGTACCAGCTAGACTGCTAAATGATAGGCTAAAACCACCAAAATATTTTAATCCCACTGTTAGCGACAGGGTAAATAAGGCAATTATGAAGGGAATGGAGCTACATTACGAGTTGCGTCCCCAGTCGGTGCAGGAGTGGTTAAGTTTGTTCGCATTACTAAAACCAGACAACTGGGAGTGCGTCCACTTTATCCCAGGTATTTCTGGAGCGATAGCCCTTAGCCCTAGAGGCGACATTATAGCAAGTCTAGCAGGTGATGTTATTCACCTACTATCAGTAACTACAGGTCAAGTTATCCGTAGCCTCCTTGGTCATTCCAAATCGGTTGATTGCCTTGCTTTCAGTAGTGATGGGAAAATCTTGGCTAGCGGTAGTGATGACAACACTATCAAACTGTGGGATGTGGCAACAGGCAGAGAAATTCTCACCCTCACTGGTCATTCCGAGTTTGTTTATTCCATTACTTTCAGTAGTAATGGACAAATGCTAGCTAGTGCTAGTTATGATCATACTATCAAGCTGTGGGATGTAGTCACAGGTAGAGAAATTCGCACTATTACTTGTGATTCCAAGGTGTCTACATCTTTTGCTTTAAGTAGCAATATGCAAATTCTTGGTTGTTTTTTTACATATGAAAACACCATCGAAATTTGGGATATGGCAACGGGCAAAGAAATTTGCACTCTCACTGATGATTTATACGCTATTGATTGCGTTGCTGTCAGTAGGGATGGAAAAATACTGGCTAGCCTTGGTGGTAACGGAAATATCCAACTGTGGGAAGTAGCTACAGGCAAGAAAATTCGCACTTTTGATAGCCGTTTATATTTACCCAAAAGAGTTGCTTTCAGCAGTGATGGGAAAATGCTGGCTAGCGGTAGTTGGAACGGAAATATCCAACTGTGGGAAGTGGCAACAGGAAAGGAAATTCGCACTCTCACTGGTCATCTTACCTCAATTGATTCCGTAGCTTTCAGTCGTGATGGGCGAATGTTAGTTAGTAGTAGTGGTAATGATGGAACTATCAAATTGTGGGAAGTGAGAACAGGAAAAGAAATTCGTACTCTCACTGGAAACCCTACAGAGCGTTATAGTTTTTCTCGCAATGATTATCTCACTATCAGTAATGATGGAAAAATTTTAGCTAGTGGTAGTAAAGAAACCATTAGATTGTGGGAAGTGGCAACAGGAAAAGAAATTCGTACTCTCACTGATCGTTCCAATTCAGTTAACTTCGTAGCTTTCAGTCATGATGGGGAAACGCTTGCTAGCTGCTATTATCGTGAAAAGATCAAATTGTGGGAAGTAGCAACAGGTAGAGAAATTCCCACTTTTGATAGCTATTTATATTCACCCAAAAGTGTTGCTTTCAGTAGAGATGGGCAAATGCTAGTTAGTCTTGCTAATGAGCATATTCATCTGTGGGATGTGGCAACAGGAAGAGAAATTCGTGGTTTAGGCTGGTTTATGGACAGTTTTTCTTCTGTAGCCTTCAGTAACGATGGAAGAATAGTGGCTGGTGGTGGTAGTAAAACTATCAAATTATGGGATGTGGCAACAGGGAAAAAAATTCGCACTCTCAATGGTCATTCCAGTTTGATTGATCATGTTGCTTTCAGTCATGATGGTCGAATGCTAGCTAGCGGTAGTCGTTGGGACAGAACTATCAAATTTTGGGATATGGCAACAGGCAGAGAAATTCAGAGTTTCACTATTAGTTCTGGTTATTTTAGCAATTCTTTCGCTTTCAGTAGTGATGGGCAAATGATGCTAGCTAGTAGTCAGGGTACAGTTATCAAACTGTGGGAAGTCGCAACAGGTAGAGAAGTTTACACCCTCAGCCATTTTAGCTCAGTTACATCCTTTGCCATGAGCCACGATGGCAATTGGTTAGTGGCTGGAGATAGTGGCGGAAATATTAAAATTTGGCGATCGCAGCTAGTTTGGCAATTACAGCGTCACAATAGTAAATAA